One window of Halorussus sp. MSC15.2 genomic DNA carries:
- a CDS encoding BGTF surface domain-containing protein: MLSALHRRVALATLVALAGVAGVVAGAPATTDDVSNSDYHIVSDGDIAASVSQSDATNDNENVTATFANDHENIVLHPHANQTVRLRTNAEAGTELKVELLRNGSLNRVTTAPVSENGTATAVFDLGDFEAERDVSLVVRHDDKKVAESPGVVRKISTELVHHGDPLVLRPAENETVQIRTDADPGRKLQVALKSDKFVRAVTATVSENGTATATFDLSDVESGTPITVSVFASDEPEFEGLVVNESATVRRNGTLTVDDPSSNYTVRGRVGDWTVTKLEVNVSSVDSTLDASRTVTVDGAGRFNATFDLSSLSAGTELSVDVGGVPRSVSELVVTEASRDATVFAFVETPLNLTVQRPGEAVLVRAASDQTIRGTTNLRPGTELVVTAENGAMNVPSDFSLSDTATVREDGTFAATLDFDEAEAGANFTVTVERGLPLAEVDGRVVKESAVIPTTTARTTTADEPTASTNSTTDGSSESSIPGFGVPVALVAVAAGLALARRN, translated from the coding sequence ATGCTATCGGCCCTCCATCGACGGGTAGCTCTCGCCACGCTAGTCGCCCTCGCAGGCGTCGCTGGCGTGGTCGCAGGCGCACCCGCAACGACAGACGATGTATCGAACAGTGACTACCACATCGTTTCGGACGGTGACATCGCCGCCTCCGTCTCGCAGTCCGACGCGACGAACGACAACGAGAACGTCACCGCGACCTTCGCCAACGACCACGAGAATATCGTACTCCATCCGCACGCGAATCAGACCGTCCGACTGCGAACGAACGCCGAGGCCGGGACGGAACTGAAGGTCGAACTCCTGAGAAACGGAAGTCTCAACCGGGTCACCACGGCCCCGGTCTCCGAGAACGGGACCGCGACCGCAGTTTTCGACCTCGGCGATTTCGAAGCCGAACGCGACGTCTCGCTGGTCGTCCGCCACGACGACAAGAAAGTCGCCGAATCTCCCGGCGTCGTGCGGAAAATCTCGACCGAACTCGTTCACCACGGTGACCCCCTCGTCCTCCGGCCCGCCGAGAACGAGACGGTTCAGATTCGGACCGACGCTGACCCCGGGCGAAAACTGCAGGTGGCACTCAAATCCGACAAGTTCGTCCGAGCCGTCACCGCGACCGTCTCCGAGAACGGGACTGCCACTGCGACGTTCGACCTGAGCGACGTGGAGTCGGGGACCCCGATTACCGTCTCGGTCTTCGCCAGCGACGAACCGGAGTTCGAGGGTCTCGTCGTGAACGAGTCGGCCACCGTGCGCAGAAACGGGACGCTAACTGTGGACGACCCCTCGTCGAACTACACCGTTCGGGGCCGCGTCGGTGACTGGACCGTCACGAAACTCGAGGTCAACGTGTCGTCGGTCGACTCGACGCTTGACGCGTCGCGGACCGTGACGGTCGACGGGGCCGGTCGATTTAACGCGACATTCGACCTCTCGTCGCTCTCCGCCGGTACCGAACTATCGGTCGATGTCGGCGGAGTGCCTCGGTCGGTGTCCGAACTCGTTGTAACCGAGGCGTCCCGCGACGCCACCGTGTTCGCTTTCGTAGAGACCCCGCTGAATCTCACGGTTCAGCGTCCGGGCGAGGCGGTGCTGGTCCGCGCCGCGTCCGACCAGACGATTCGCGGGACGACGAACCTCCGTCCGGGGACCGAACTAGTCGTGACCGCCGAGAACGGTGCGATGAACGTCCCGAGCGACTTCTCGCTGTCCGACACCGCGACGGTTCGAGAGGACGGCACCTTCGCCGCGACGCTCGACTTCGACGAGGCCGAGGCCGGAGCGAACTTCACGGTCACGGTCGAACGCGGTCTCCCGCTGGCAGAAGTGGACGGACGCGTCGTGAAGGAGTCGGCCGTAATTCCAACGACGACTGCTCGCACGACCACCGCCGACGAACCGACGGCGTCCACCAACTCGACGACCGACGGTAGCAGCGAGTCCAGCATCCCCGGGTTCGGCGTCCCCGTCGCGCTCGTCGCGGTGGCGGCCGGACTCGCGCTCGCGCGGCGGAACTGA
- a CDS encoding CPBP family intramembrane glutamic endopeptidase: MEDRSAASVGVVLAGFTLAAAALPWGTVGIGPVENVILAVLGVTAFGAFVLRRHDVLARGPGSLVAGVASLGVVGYVGVSRASAFAGRSTLAEGTTLSVDVTAVSPWGVTLALIGGVGGVIAAYGDGRGLPESLGTAVKAAGWGLAVGFAGLFAIAAWASVLVSIVAGLVPGDPGTATQLAISAVALGLGTGTVALIYFQWTDKTLAFLDFRVPTLRDLGYVGGGILALFGLQVLVTVVFSQLGLSTAEHNVQQAAAGGNAEILLLLIPASWLIIGPGEELLYRNIIQKSLYPTFGEWGGVLVASVVFSLAHIPAYAAGADLPALLSTLAVIFFLSLILGATYLKTDNVTVSALIHGTFDAIIFAAMYVQMTGGA; the protein is encoded by the coding sequence ATGGAAGACCGTTCTGCTGCGAGCGTGGGCGTCGTGTTGGCCGGATTCACCCTCGCGGCCGCCGCGCTCCCGTGGGGCACCGTCGGCATCGGTCCCGTCGAAAACGTGATTCTCGCCGTCCTCGGTGTGACCGCGTTCGGCGCGTTCGTGTTGCGACGCCACGACGTACTCGCCCGCGGTCCCGGGTCGCTCGTCGCTGGCGTCGCCAGTCTCGGCGTCGTCGGATACGTCGGCGTGTCGAGAGCGAGCGCATTCGCCGGTCGCAGTACGTTGGCCGAGGGAACGACGCTATCCGTCGATGTAACTGCGGTCTCACCGTGGGGCGTGACCCTCGCGCTAATCGGCGGGGTGGGCGGCGTCATCGCGGCGTACGGCGACGGCCGGGGTCTCCCCGAATCGCTTGGTACGGCGGTCAAAGCCGCCGGATGGGGTCTCGCAGTCGGGTTCGCCGGACTGTTCGCCATCGCGGCGTGGGCCAGCGTGCTCGTGAGTATCGTCGCGGGACTCGTCCCCGGCGACCCCGGAACGGCCACTCAACTCGCCATCAGCGCGGTGGCGCTCGGTCTCGGTACCGGCACCGTCGCGCTGATATACTTTCAGTGGACGGACAAGACGCTGGCGTTCCTCGACTTCCGCGTCCCGACGCTGCGCGACCTCGGCTACGTCGGCGGTGGCATCCTCGCGCTGTTCGGACTACAGGTACTCGTCACGGTCGTCTTCTCCCAACTCGGCCTGAGCACCGCCGAACACAACGTCCAGCAGGCCGCGGCGGGCGGCAACGCCGAAATCCTCCTCTTGCTGATTCCGGCGTCGTGGCTCATCATCGGTCCGGGCGAAGAACTGCTCTACCGCAACATCATCCAGAAGTCGCTGTACCCGACGTTCGGCGAGTGGGGCGGTGTGCTGGTCGCGAGCGTCGTGTTCTCGCTGGCTCACATCCCCGCCTACGCGGCCGGGGCCGACCTCCCCGCGTTACTGAGTACGCTCGCGGTCATCTTCTTCCTCTCGCTCATCCTCGGCGCGACGTACCTGAAGACGGACAACGTGACGGTCTCGGCGTTGATTCACGGCACGTTCGACGCCATCATCTTCGCGGCGATGTACGTCCAGATGACTGGCGGTGCGTGA
- a CDS encoding CopG family transcriptional regulator, producing the protein MERRYSITCERDRAKRIETLAREYDLTTQEVLRQLIEVGLEEIETDE; encoded by the coding sequence ATGGAGCGTCGCTACTCGATTACCTGCGAGCGCGACCGCGCCAAGCGCATCGAGACGCTGGCCCGCGAGTACGACCTGACGACGCAGGAGGTCCTCCGGCAGCTCATCGAAGTCGGACTCGAAGAGATAGAGACCGACGAGTGA
- a CDS encoding NOB1 family endonuclease: MYVLDASAFINEYHTNADTASIPMVREELEDESAYRFDAMEGSGMHIHIPQDGAVERVRRAAKETGDFEELSDTDVRLIAGAFELDATLVTDDYAMQNVAEHMDVSVEVIAQEGIAEQRDWRFQCQGCGREFDENKDRCPICGSELTRKNPSNA; encoded by the coding sequence ATGTACGTTCTAGACGCCTCAGCTTTCATCAACGAGTATCACACCAACGCGGACACGGCGAGCATCCCGATGGTCCGCGAGGAACTAGAGGACGAGAGCGCCTATCGCTTCGACGCGATGGAGGGGTCCGGGATGCACATCCACATCCCGCAGGACGGCGCGGTCGAGCGCGTGCGTCGGGCCGCCAAGGAGACCGGCGACTTCGAGGAACTCTCCGACACCGACGTTCGACTCATCGCCGGTGCCTTCGAACTCGACGCGACGCTCGTCACCGACGACTACGCCATGCAGAACGTCGCCGAACACATGGACGTGAGCGTCGAGGTCATCGCGCAGGAAGGCATCGCGGAACAGCGCGACTGGCGCTTCCAGTGTCAGGGGTGCGGCCGCGAGTTCGACGAGAACAAGGACCGATGCCCCATCTGCGGAAGCGAACTGACCCGCAAGAACCCGTCGAACGCCTGA
- a CDS encoding PRC-barrel domain-containing protein has protein sequence MSKILAENLSGKAVMGSDGTELGMLYNITMDLKTGELADLLVEPDEQLQRGTVEFDSDEEGRFQVPVKRVQAVKDYIVVQR, from the coding sequence ATGTCGAAAATCCTCGCCGAAAACCTCTCGGGGAAGGCCGTCATGGGGTCAGACGGAACAGAACTCGGTATGTTGTACAACATCACCATGGACCTCAAGACGGGTGAACTCGCGGACCTACTCGTCGAACCGGACGAACAGTTGCAACGTGGCACGGTGGAGTTCGACTCCGACGAAGAGGGTCGATTTCAGGTCCCCGTCAAACGAGTGCAGGCAGTAAAAGACTACATCGTCGTTCAGCGGTAA
- the infB gene encoding translation initiation factor IF-2, with protein sequence MPDTNTRENGQGLRTPIVAVLGHVDHGKTSLLDKIRGSTVIEGEAGAITQHIGATAIPLDVVSKVAGSLIDPSDFDLPGLLFIDTPGHHSFTTLRSRGGALADIAILVVDVNDGFQPQTLEAINILKQSQTPFVVAANKIDTIPGWKPNEDAPVQQTKEAQSDRVQSALDEQLYEIIGELSDEGFSADMYWRVQDFRGNIGVVPVSAETGEGVPDLLTVLMGLAQRYMKEDMAIDVTGPGAGTVLEVKEEKGFGTTLDVVLYDGTIREDETIVVGGLDDPIVTDVRAILKPRPLAEIRTEDRFEKVDEIAAASGVKIAAPDLDDAMAGAPVRVVRDRDIEEVITEVRAELSEIEVETQEQGVVVKADTLGSLEAIANAMDEAEIPIMRAEVGDVAPRDISVASTASEDKHKTILAFNVDVLADAEQQAEESDVKLFESGVIYRLIEEYEEYIEELERAQQETVLDNITRPARFQILQDHTFRQNDPAVVGVEILAGTVKKNSNVVKFDGNDPTRVGQLKGIQEQGEDVDEARSGNRVSVAIDGPTVGRQIEEGDELWMELPEKHAKILEQELADDIPVDELEALQMYLDKRRKRDPFWGK encoded by the coding sequence ATGCCTGACACTAATACACGCGAGAACGGACAAGGTCTGCGCACCCCCATTGTCGCCGTACTGGGGCACGTAGACCACGGCAAGACCAGTCTTCTGGACAAGATACGCGGTTCGACCGTCATCGAGGGGGAGGCGGGTGCTATCACCCAGCACATCGGTGCGACCGCCATCCCGCTCGACGTGGTGTCGAAGGTCGCGGGGAGCCTCATCGACCCGAGCGACTTCGACTTGCCGGGCCTGCTGTTCATCGACACGCCGGGTCACCACTCGTTCACGACGCTCCGGTCGCGCGGCGGCGCGCTGGCCGACATCGCCATCCTCGTCGTGGACGTGAACGACGGCTTCCAACCGCAGACGCTCGAAGCCATCAACATCCTCAAGCAGTCCCAGACGCCGTTCGTCGTCGCGGCGAACAAGATAGACACCATCCCGGGGTGGAAACCGAACGAGGACGCACCGGTCCAACAGACCAAGGAGGCCCAGAGCGACCGGGTACAGTCGGCGCTCGACGAGCAACTCTACGAGATTATCGGCGAACTCAGCGACGAGGGGTTCTCGGCCGACATGTACTGGCGGGTGCAGGACTTCCGGGGGAACATCGGCGTGGTACCGGTCAGCGCGGAGACCGGCGAGGGTGTCCCCGACCTCCTGACCGTCCTGATGGGTCTGGCCCAGCGGTACATGAAAGAGGACATGGCCATCGACGTGACCGGGCCGGGCGCGGGCACCGTTCTCGAAGTCAAAGAAGAGAAGGGCTTCGGGACGACCCTCGACGTGGTGCTGTACGACGGCACCATCCGCGAGGACGAGACCATCGTGGTCGGGGGTCTCGACGACCCAATCGTGACCGACGTGCGCGCCATCCTGAAACCCCGGCCGCTCGCCGAGATTCGGACCGAAGACCGCTTTGAGAAGGTGGACGAAATCGCGGCCGCGTCCGGCGTCAAAATCGCGGCACCTGACCTCGACGACGCGATGGCGGGCGCGCCAGTCCGCGTGGTCCGCGACCGAGACATCGAGGAAGTCATCACGGAGGTTCGGGCCGAACTCTCCGAAATCGAGGTCGAGACGCAGGAACAGGGCGTGGTCGTGAAGGCGGACACGCTCGGCAGTCTGGAGGCCATCGCCAACGCCATGGACGAGGCCGAGATTCCCATTATGCGCGCCGAAGTCGGCGACGTTGCCCCCCGCGACATCAGCGTGGCGTCCACCGCGAGCGAGGACAAGCACAAGACGATTCTCGCGTTCAACGTGGACGTGCTGGCCGACGCCGAACAGCAGGCCGAGGAGAGCGACGTGAAACTGTTCGAGAGCGGCGTCATCTACCGACTCATCGAGGAGTACGAGGAGTACATCGAGGAACTCGAACGCGCCCAGCAGGAGACGGTGCTGGACAACATCACTCGGCCCGCGCGGTTCCAGATTCTACAGGACCACACCTTCCGCCAGAACGACCCCGCCGTGGTCGGCGTCGAGATTCTCGCGGGCACCGTCAAGAAGAACAGCAACGTGGTGAAGTTCGACGGGAACGACCCGACGCGGGTCGGCCAACTCAAGGGGATTCAGGAGCAGGGCGAAGACGTGGACGAGGCTCGGAGCGGGAACCGCGTCAGCGTCGCCATCGACGGAC